Proteins from a genomic interval of Campylobacter concisus:
- a CDS encoding 50S ribosomal protein L25/general stress protein Ctc: protein MLEGIVRESIGKKSAKALRRDGYLIANIYGKGLENVAAAFKVNDFIKEARKKESLAFDVKVGGKVYNVVIVDYQRDVVTSDLKHVDLKVALPGVLSKYMIPVKPVGTPIGLKNKGVLIQSKRRLCVKCTAENLPNSFDVDVSKLDIDDTILVRDITAPKGVTIIDADRVAVLGVIKAK, encoded by the coding sequence TCTGCAAAGGCTTTGAGAAGAGATGGTTATCTAATCGCCAACATTTATGGCAAGGGATTAGAGAATGTTGCAGCTGCTTTTAAAGTAAATGACTTTATTAAAGAAGCACGTAAAAAAGAGAGCCTTGCTTTTGATGTGAAAGTAGGCGGAAAAGTTTATAATGTCGTTATTGTTGATTACCAAAGAGATGTTGTTACAAGTGATCTTAAACACGTAGATCTAAAAGTAGCACTTCCAGGCGTTTTATCAAAATATATGATCCCAGTTAAGCCAGTTGGAACACCTATTGGTCTTAAAAATAAGGGCGTTTTGATCCAATCAAAAAGACGTCTTTGTGTAAAATGCACAGCTGAAAATTTACCAAATTCATTTGACGTTGATGTAAGCAAACTTGACATCGACGATACTATTTTGGTTCGTGACATCACAGCTCCTAAAGGCGTTACTATCATTGACGCTGACCGTGTTGCGGTACTTGGAGTTATTAAAGCTAAATAA
- the pth gene encoding aminoacyl-tRNA hydrolase: MTLIAGLGNPGPKYENTRHNIGFMLIDFLKDSNFKDVSSAKFQGEVFKFNDIILLKPTTFMNLSGQSVKAVKDFYKPDRIIVIHDDLDLSFGAVKFKKGGSSGGHNGIKSIDNLIGNDYERVRVGIGHLGDAKNFVLGEFSDEEKKALDEILAYTKNAVCELLKSDINEISQKFTIKKGLIK; the protein is encoded by the coding sequence GTGACACTAATAGCGGGGCTGGGAAATCCTGGCCCCAAATACGAAAACACTAGACACAACATAGGCTTTATGCTTATAGACTTCCTAAAAGACTCAAATTTCAAAGATGTTAGCTCAGCCAAATTCCAAGGCGAAGTTTTTAAATTTAACGACATTATTTTGCTAAAACCAACAACCTTTATGAACCTCTCAGGACAAAGTGTAAAAGCGGTAAAAGACTTTTATAAACCAGATAGAATAATCGTAATACACGATGATCTTGATCTTAGTTTTGGTGCAGTTAAATTTAAAAAAGGCGGCAGTAGTGGCGGGCATAACGGCATAAAATCAATCGATAATCTAATCGGCAACGACTACGAAAGGGTGCGTGTTGGCATTGGGCACCTTGGTGATGCTAAAAATTTTGTCCTTGGAGAGTTTAGCGATGAAGAAAAAAAGGCTTTAGATGAAATTTTAGCCTACACAAAAAATGCAGTTTGCGAGCTACTAAAGAGCGACATCAACGAAATTTCGCAAAAATTTACGATAAAAAAAGGTCTTATCAAATGA
- a CDS encoding LptF/LptG family permease — protein sequence MKLYARYVGWVYIKSFLIVFLALELFYVGIDLLTNLKDLPPSANLQLLYVGLTSLSAIGYVLPLSLIFALIILHVNMVRSNELISFYALGISKNSLIFPPFFIALFVTIFYVGLNFTPFAYAHDYQKSIAKNTAFSKNTNDSFLKFEGKFIYIKELNSVNQIANDVRIFEINGTNLLSTTFANHANFKDNEWILKDVNQTILPQILELGGAGFNKIQSENLDALKGFKPKSIESAVSVENSKFNIPDAINFIKTFKNEGIGLDSAKTAFYNLAIAPFFAPFLLLIFYYHLPVTGRFFNLALSTFIFVVITLVVWGLLFILAKFAQTSVILPEIGIVLPVILLFAYAIYLIKSHR from the coding sequence ATGAAACTATACGCCAGATACGTTGGCTGGGTCTATATAAAATCTTTTCTTATCGTATTTTTAGCACTTGAACTATTTTATGTTGGTATCGATCTGCTTACAAATTTAAAAGATCTGCCGCCATCTGCAAACCTTCAGCTCCTTTATGTTGGGCTTACATCGCTTAGCGCTATTGGCTACGTTTTGCCACTTTCGCTTATTTTTGCACTCATTATTTTGCATGTAAATATGGTCAGGTCAAACGAGCTAATCAGCTTTTATGCGCTTGGTATTAGTAAAAATAGTCTAATTTTTCCACCATTTTTTATTGCACTTTTTGTAACTATTTTTTATGTTGGCTTAAATTTTACTCCATTTGCCTATGCGCACGACTATCAAAAAAGTATCGCTAAAAATACGGCTTTTTCGAAAAACACAAATGATTCGTTTTTAAAATTTGAAGGCAAATTTATCTACATAAAGGAGCTAAATTCTGTTAATCAAATAGCAAATGATGTTAGAATTTTTGAGATAAATGGCACAAATTTACTCTCAACTACATTTGCAAATCATGCTAATTTTAAAGACAATGAGTGGATTTTAAAAGATGTTAATCAAACTATTTTGCCGCAAATTTTAGAGCTTGGTGGGGCTGGTTTTAATAAAATACAAAGCGAGAACTTAGATGCACTAAAAGGCTTTAAGCCAAAGAGTATTGAAAGCGCTGTTAGCGTTGAAAACTCAAAATTTAATATCCCAGATGCGATAAATTTTATAAAGACATTTAAAAATGAAGGCATCGGCCTTGATAGCGCAAAAACAGCTTTTTACAACCTTGCTATCGCTCCATTTTTTGCACCATTTTTATTGCTCATTTTTTACTATCATTTGCCTGTAACTGGTAGATTTTTTAATCTTGCACTTTCGACTTTTATCTTTGTTGTGATAACTCTTGTCGTTTGGGGATTGCTCTTTATTCTTGCAAAATTTGCACAAACTTCTGTGATCTTGCCAGAGATTGGCATAGTTTTGCCAGTTATTTTACTTTTTGCATACGCCATTTATCTCATAAAATCGCATCGTTAA
- the lysA gene encoding diaminopimelate decarboxylase, whose product MDFKELASRYKTPLYIYDFNHIKNRYEALKNAFFARKSLICYAVKANSNLSVLKFLADLGAGFDCVSIGEVKRALLAGAKRYQIIFSGVGKSDEELKEALKNEILLINVESFAELLRLEKIAKGLNLKARISIRVNPGVDAKTHPYISTGLNENKFGVDAETAKRMYIHAKNSDFLEPTGIHFHIGSQLTSLSPIIDAANIVSELLRELRALEIDIKFFDVGGGLGIIYNDEKEINLYDYAQGILGALKGQDVTIVCEPGRFIVGNAGYFVASVLYEKFNGKKRFVITDGAMNDLIRPSLYGAHHKIFVDGKDENLGTCDVVGPVCESGDFLAKDINLPECESGDIIVVKGAGAYGFSMSSNYNTRNRAAEVCVLDGKDRLIRRRECFEDVVAPEIEFLESTDARAK is encoded by the coding sequence ATGGATTTTAAAGAGCTTGCAAGTAGATACAAAACCCCACTTTACATTTATGATTTTAACCACATAAAAAACCGTTACGAAGCACTAAAAAATGCTTTTTTTGCTAGAAAATCTCTCATTTGCTATGCGGTGAAAGCAAACTCAAATTTAAGTGTTTTGAAATTTCTAGCTGATCTTGGAGCTGGATTTGATTGTGTTAGCATTGGCGAAGTAAAAAGAGCGCTTTTAGCAGGTGCAAAGAGATATCAGATCATTTTTAGTGGCGTTGGCAAAAGCGATGAAGAGTTAAAAGAGGCTTTGAAAAATGAAATTTTGCTCATAAATGTCGAGAGTTTTGCCGAACTTTTAAGGCTTGAAAAGATCGCAAAAGGGCTAAACTTAAAGGCAAGGATCAGCATTAGGGTAAATCCAGGTGTCGATGCAAAAACTCACCCATATATCTCGACAGGACTAAATGAAAATAAATTTGGCGTTGATGCTGAAACAGCCAAAAGAATGTACATCCACGCTAAAAACTCGGACTTTCTTGAGCCAACTGGCATACATTTTCACATCGGCTCACAGCTAACTTCACTTAGCCCGATAATCGATGCTGCAAATATCGTTAGTGAGCTTTTAAGAGAGCTAAGAGCACTTGAGATTGATATCAAATTCTTTGACGTTGGTGGTGGACTTGGCATCATTTATAACGATGAAAAAGAGATAAATTTATATGACTACGCACAAGGAATTTTAGGCGCACTAAAGGGTCAAGATGTGACCATCGTTTGCGAGCCAGGACGTTTCATCGTGGGCAATGCTGGTTACTTTGTCGCAAGCGTTTTATATGAGAAATTTAACGGCAAAAAGAGATTTGTCATCACTGATGGAGCGATGAATGATCTCATAAGACCAAGCCTTTATGGCGCGCATCACAAAATTTTTGTCGATGGCAAGGATGAAAATTTAGGCACTTGCGATGTGGTCGGTCCAGTTTGTGAAAGCGGCGACTTTTTAGCAAAAGATATCAATCTACCAGAGTGTGAAAGTGGCGACATCATCGTGGTTAAAGGGGCTGGAGCTTATGGATTTAGCATGAGTTCAAACTACAACACAAGAAACAGAGCCGCTGAAGTTTGCGTGCTTGATGGCAAAGATAGGCTGATAAGAAGACGTGAGTGCTTTGAGGACGTCGTGGCACCTGAGATTGAGTTTTTGGAGAGCACTGATGCAAGAGCTAAATGA
- the pheA gene encoding prephenate dehydratase translates to MQELNELRKEIDSIDDLILNKLNERMKLVEQIGKLKQTTGTPIYRPERERAIINRLTSLSKDKALNKAAIEAIYLEIFAVSRNLEMPQKIVYLGPEGTYTHQAAQSRFGAMSAYLPLATIEAVFTKLAQKEAKYGVVPIENNTEGAVGATLDCLSKFDDIKIVAELYVDIHHSFVSINENLKEIKRIYSHPQGYNQCRKFLEDHLLNEVEFIPAKSTAAAAYMASMDRNSAAICSKIAAKIYNVPIVYETIEDNMANRTRFLILSDFKNARVENSKTSILAKTDHSPGRLADLLSIFKNENINITKLESRPIKQREFKSMFYLDFEGHIDDEKVQNAFELAKESGAEISWLGSYLNGEE, encoded by the coding sequence ATGCAAGAGCTAAATGAGCTTAGAAAAGAGATCGATAGTATCGATGATCTCATCTTAAATAAACTAAATGAAAGAATGAAGCTTGTCGAGCAGATCGGCAAGCTAAAGCAAACGACTGGGACGCCTATATATCGCCCTGAGCGCGAGCGAGCCATCATAAACCGCTTAACTAGCCTTAGCAAAGATAAAGCCTTAAATAAGGCTGCGATCGAGGCTATTTATCTTGAAATTTTCGCTGTTAGTAGAAATTTAGAGATGCCTCAAAAGATCGTCTATCTAGGGCCTGAGGGCACTTATACACATCAAGCGGCGCAAAGTAGATTTGGTGCGATGAGTGCCTACCTGCCACTTGCTACGATCGAGGCAGTTTTTACAAAGCTAGCTCAAAAAGAGGCAAAATATGGCGTCGTGCCTATCGAAAACAACACTGAAGGTGCTGTTGGAGCTACGCTTGATTGTTTGAGTAAATTTGATGATATAAAGATAGTGGCAGAGCTCTACGTAGATATCCACCACAGCTTTGTTAGCATAAATGAAAATTTAAAAGAGATAAAGCGAATTTACTCGCATCCGCAAGGCTACAACCAGTGCCGTAAATTTTTAGAAGATCACTTGCTAAATGAGGTTGAGTTTATCCCAGCCAAATCAACCGCAGCAGCTGCATATATGGCATCAATGGATAGAAATTCAGCCGCCATTTGCTCAAAGATCGCAGCTAAGATTTATAATGTGCCGATAGTTTATGAGACGATTGAAGACAATATGGCAAATAGAACGAGATTTTTGATTTTAAGCGATTTTAAAAATGCAAGAGTTGAGAACTCAAAAACTTCAATCCTTGCAAAGACTGACCACAGTCCAGGACGCCTTGCTGATCTGCTTTCTATCTTTAAAAATGAAAATATCAATATCACAAAACTTGAGTCACGCCCTATAAAACAACGCGAGTTTAAATCAATGTTTTATCTTGATTTTGAAGGGCATATCGACGATGAGAAGGTACAAAATGCCTTTGAATTAGCAAAAGAGAGCGGTGCTGAGATAAGCTGGTTAGGGAGTTATTTAAACGGAGAAGAGTAA
- the hisC gene encoding histidinol-phosphate transaminase codes for MKFNDFLDDLVNYEAGKPIELVVREFGIEAKDVIKLASNENPFGTSKRVEEALKEVAKNAHLYPDDSYFELKEGLAKKFGVTSKNLIIGSGSDQIIEYALHAKANKQSGVLMAGVTFAMYEIYTKQTGAKIYRTKSVEHNLSEFLEIYNAHKDEISVIFLCLPNNPLGECLDADEVFKFIKSIDENTLVVLDCAYNEFAKFKDSKKEIRPSEVVKFKNAIYLGTFSKAYALGGMRVGYGVANEEIIGALSKLRAPFNITTPSLRAAIVALNDDEFVQKTMQNNFEQMKRYEEFAKQNGIEFIPSYTNFITFKFNEPKSSQICEKMLKKGIILRDLKSYALNAVRITIGLSWQNDRVFEELKQILK; via the coding sequence ATGAAGTTTAATGATTTTTTAGATGATTTAGTTAATTACGAGGCTGGAAAGCCGATTGAGCTTGTAGTTAGAGAGTTTGGCATCGAGGCAAAAGATGTGATAAAGCTAGCTAGCAATGAAAATCCTTTTGGCACGAGCAAACGCGTAGAAGAGGCGCTAAAAGAGGTCGCTAAAAATGCACATCTCTATCCAGATGATAGCTACTTTGAGCTAAAAGAGGGACTGGCTAAGAAATTTGGCGTAACTAGCAAAAATCTAATCATCGGCTCTGGAAGTGACCAGATCATAGAGTATGCACTTCACGCAAAGGCAAATAAGCAAAGTGGCGTTTTGATGGCTGGCGTGACATTTGCGATGTATGAAATTTATACAAAGCAAACTGGAGCAAAAATTTATCGCACAAAGAGTGTAGAGCACAATTTGAGCGAGTTTTTAGAAATTTATAATGCGCATAAAGATGAAATTTCAGTAATCTTTCTTTGCTTGCCAAACAATCCTTTGGGTGAGTGTTTGGACGCAGATGAGGTCTTTAAATTTATAAAAAGTATTGATGAAAATACGCTTGTTGTGCTTGATTGTGCCTATAATGAATTTGCAAAATTTAAAGATAGCAAAAAAGAGATAAGGCCAAGCGAGGTAGTGAAATTTAAAAATGCCATCTATCTTGGAACATTCTCAAAGGCCTACGCACTTGGTGGCATGCGCGTTGGATACGGCGTGGCAAATGAAGAGATTATAGGCGCTCTCTCAAAACTAAGAGCTCCATTCAATATCACAACTCCAAGCCTAAGAGCTGCGATAGTAGCACTTAATGATGATGAATTTGTGCAAAAAACCATGCAAAATAATTTCGAGCAGATGAAGAGATATGAGGAATTTGCAAAGCAAAATGGCATAGAGTTTATCCCAAGCTACACAAATTTCATCACATTTAAATTTAACGAGCCAAAATCAAGCCAGATATGCGAAAAGATGCTAAAAAAGGGTATAATTTTGCGAGATCTAAAAAGCTACGCCCTAAATGCGGTGAGAATCACCATCGGCCTTAGTTGGCAAAATGATAGAGTTTTTGAAGAATTAAAGCAAATTTTAAAGTAG
- the fliF gene encoding flagellar basal-body MS-ring/collar protein FliF, whose translation MDFKALLHQISQIYQKLSLKQKIVAASSIVLVVAFLVFLTLYKSKNENFAGYSVLFENISPNDSALILDQLNKDGIKYKLANEGTILVPTSDVYKERIAVATLGIPKESKIGFEIFDKQEFGATDAEQRVKFQRALEGELARTIESLSSIQKATVRIAIPKESVFTERQALPTASIVVELKPGVSLNAKQIFGIKNLVAASVTNLSTENVKIVNQDGVALGDEDGEFDSDAIAQQIRYKREFENNYEQKIVNVLAPIVGGADKVVAKVNIDFDFDKKDTKSEVYDPNNVVRSESNIEEKRQGSAPNEVGGVPGAVSNIGPVQGLDDSTLKEQYNKSSQQTNYEISKKVTSIKGQFASINRVSAAVVIDGLYQSKKDSDGKPTGEVEFTPLSKEQRESITNLIKQSIGYNQNRGDEVSLDNFEFKTGKDISTSEKMDGFVNNYVVPFMPLLKYIFAALLLYIFYKKVIVPFMQKMLEETKEEEEQVQDGLEDIEVDAEDTLEKFKAARKKVEEQLGLSGEFNEDELKYDVLLEKMRAVITERNEEIAMLLQDMVKNDSDFNMRKEI comes from the coding sequence ATGGATTTTAAAGCATTACTTCATCAAATAAGTCAAATTTATCAAAAGCTTTCATTAAAGCAAAAAATAGTTGCAGCTAGCTCGATCGTCTTGGTCGTGGCATTTTTAGTGTTTTTAACACTTTATAAAAGCAAAAATGAAAATTTTGCAGGCTATAGTGTTCTTTTTGAAAACATTAGCCCAAATGATTCTGCCTTAATACTTGATCAGCTAAATAAAGATGGAATTAAATATAAATTGGCAAACGAAGGCACTATCCTTGTGCCAACGAGCGATGTCTATAAAGAGCGCATCGCTGTTGCAACGCTTGGAATACCAAAAGAGAGCAAAATCGGCTTTGAAATTTTTGATAAGCAAGAATTTGGTGCGACTGATGCCGAGCAGAGAGTAAAATTTCAAAGAGCGCTTGAGGGCGAACTAGCTAGAACGATTGAAAGTCTCTCATCTATTCAAAAAGCGACTGTTCGTATCGCTATCCCTAAAGAGAGCGTTTTTACTGAGCGTCAAGCACTTCCAACCGCTTCTATCGTCGTTGAGCTAAAGCCAGGCGTTAGTTTAAATGCGAAGCAAATTTTTGGTATTAAAAACCTTGTCGCTGCCTCTGTTACAAACTTGAGCACAGAAAATGTAAAGATCGTCAATCAAGATGGCGTCGCACTTGGCGATGAAGACGGTGAGTTTGATAGTGATGCTATAGCTCAGCAGATCCGCTATAAGCGCGAGTTTGAAAATAATTACGAGCAAAAGATCGTAAATGTGCTAGCTCCTATCGTGGGCGGTGCGGACAAGGTCGTAGCAAAGGTAAATATCGACTTTGACTTCGATAAAAAAGATACAAAAAGTGAAGTTTATGACCCAAATAACGTCGTAAGAAGCGAAAGCAATATCGAAGAAAAACGCCAAGGCTCAGCGCCAAATGAAGTAGGTGGCGTCCCAGGTGCGGTTAGCAACATTGGCCCTGTTCAAGGCCTTGATGATAGCACTTTAAAAGAGCAGTACAACAAAAGCTCACAGCAGACAAACTATGAAATTTCAAAGAAAGTAACAAGCATTAAAGGGCAGTTTGCTAGCATAAATAGAGTGAGTGCAGCTGTTGTTATAGACGGACTTTATCAAAGTAAAAAAGATAGCGACGGCAAGCCAACTGGTGAGGTGGAATTTACTCCACTTTCTAAAGAGCAAAGAGAATCAATCACAAATTTAATCAAACAATCAATCGGCTATAACCAAAATAGAGGCGATGAAGTAAGCTTAGATAACTTTGAGTTTAAAACCGGTAAAGATATAAGCACTAGCGAGAAGATGGATGGCTTTGTGAATAACTATGTAGTGCCATTTATGCCGCTACTAAAATATATTTTTGCGGCATTATTGCTCTACATCTTCTACAAAAAAGTAATTGTGCCATTTATGCAAAAGATGCTTGAAGAGACAAAAGAAGAAGAGGAGCAAGTTCAAGATGGTCTTGAAGATATTGAGGTAGATGCTGAAGATACGCTTGAGAAATTTAAAGCTGCTCGCAAAAAGGTCGAAGAGCAACTAGGGCTTAGTGGCGAGTTTAATGAAGATGAACTAAAATATGATGTTTTACTTGAGAAAATGAGAGCGGTCATCACAGAAAGAAATGAAGAGATAGCAATGCTACTTCAAGATATGGTAAAAAATGACAGCGACTTTAATATGCGTAAGGAAATTTGA
- the fliG gene encoding flagellar motor switch protein FliG, with product MSIKLNDKQKMIYDDLSMPEKIAILLIQLGEEATALIFSHMDVDVITEISGYIATAKNIDKQVASAVLEEFYALMQSNQYMRSGGLEYAKEILYRTFGPEAAQKILDKLAKSMENSKSFGYLDKIKPQQLADFIIKEHPQTIALILAHMDSTSAAETLSFFSDELRSEVVIRMANLGDISPSVIKRVSTVLEGKLESLTSYKVEVGGPRAVAEVLNRLGQKASKSTIERIEQSDDKLATTIKELMFTFEDIINLNATAIREILKNVDKKDLMVAFKGSSDGIKDKFLSNMSQRAAEAFKEEMQYLGAVRVKDVEEAQRRIVETVQTLADQGVFQVGEADEMIE from the coding sequence ATGTCAATAAAGCTAAATGACAAGCAAAAAATGATATATGATGATCTATCGATGCCTGAAAAGATTGCTATTTTGCTGATTCAGCTTGGCGAAGAGGCAACTGCTCTTATATTTTCTCATATGGATGTTGATGTCATCACTGAAATTTCAGGCTATATCGCAACTGCGAAAAATATTGATAAGCAAGTTGCAAGTGCTGTGCTAGAAGAATTTTACGCTCTAATGCAGTCAAATCAATATATGAGAAGTGGCGGTTTAGAGTACGCAAAAGAAATTTTGTACCGCACATTTGGTCCAGAGGCAGCTCAGAAAATTTTAGACAAGCTTGCAAAAAGCATGGAAAACTCAAAAAGCTTTGGCTATCTTGATAAGATAAAACCACAACAGCTTGCAGACTTTATCATAAAAGAGCACCCTCAAACCATCGCGCTAATACTAGCTCACATGGACTCAACGAGCGCTGCTGAAACGCTTAGCTTTTTCTCAGATGAGCTAAGAAGTGAAGTTGTCATTAGAATGGCAAATCTTGGCGATATTAGCCCATCGGTAATTAAGCGCGTTTCAACCGTGCTTGAGGGCAAGCTTGAAAGTCTTACATCATACAAAGTCGAAGTTGGCGGTCCAAGAGCTGTAGCAGAAGTGCTTAATAGACTTGGGCAAAAAGCTAGCAAAAGCACGATCGAACGCATCGAACAAAGCGATGATAAGCTTGCAACAACGATTAAAGAGCTTATGTTTACCTTTGAAGATATTATCAACCTTAATGCAACTGCGATTAGAGAAATTCTTAAAAATGTCGATAAAAAAGACCTTATGGTCGCATTTAAAGGCTCAAGCGATGGCATAAAGGATAAATTTTTATCAAATATGTCTCAGCGTGCAGCTGAAGCTTTTAAAGAGGAGATGCAATATCTTGGTGCGGTGCGTGTAAAAGATGTTGAAGAGGCCCAAAGGCGCATAGTAGAGACAGTGCAAACTCTAGCTGATCAAGGTGTATTCCAAGTCGGCGAAGCAGATGAGATGATAGAATGA
- the fliH gene encoding flagellar assembly protein FliH: MKSSVITSETSPAHFIENYRFKVLGVGERAADSAPVLIEENNLSEELSEQNFGQKGENFIPQASHQTQASPQNHFASQAQNSQMQQGGESSFVEELLKKTDELSSNIIKLQMQIENQESEFAKRLEAEISRAKEDGKNEGIAQANAANEAKINELEARFSASAAKLDEQYVKFDEFLKKIEEELGQTAIKIAKEVIDKEISTSSNQIAHHLASSLIKELSNVKNIEIRVNPEDSEYIKEQFSKNGHVKISADDAISKGGVVIISDGGNIDATMQTRLEKLKMLVNNE, from the coding sequence ATGAAAAGCAGCGTAATAACCAGTGAGACTTCTCCAGCTCACTTTATAGAAAATTACAGATTTAAGGTGCTTGGAGTTGGAGAGCGAGCCGCAGATAGTGCTCCTGTATTGATAGAAGAAAATAATCTTAGTGAAGAGTTAAGCGAGCAAAATTTTGGGCAAAAGGGTGAAAATTTCATTCCTCAAGCTAGCCACCAAACGCAAGCAAGCCCGCAAAACCACTTTGCTTCTCAGGCTCAAAACTCACAAATGCAGCAAGGAGGCGAGTCAAGCTTTGTTGAAGAACTGCTTAAAAAAACAGATGAGCTAAGCAGCAACATCATCAAACTTCAAATGCAAATAGAAAATCAAGAGAGCGAATTTGCTAAGCGCCTTGAGGCTGAAATTTCTCGTGCAAAAGAGGATGGCAAAAATGAAGGTATCGCCCAAGCAAATGCGGCAAATGAAGCGAAGATAAATGAGCTTGAGGCTAGATTTAGCGCTTCAGCAGCAAAGCTGGATGAGCAGTATGTTAAATTCGATGAGTTTTTAAAGAAGATCGAAGAAGAGCTCGGACAAACTGCTATAAAAATCGCAAAAGAAGTAATCGATAAAGAAATTTCAACCTCTTCAAATCAGATCGCTCATCATTTAGCAAGCTCTCTTATAAAAGAACTAAGTAATGTCAAAAATATAGAAATTCGTGTAAATCCTGAAGATAGCGAATATATAAAAGAGCAATTTAGCAAGAATGGACACGTCAAAATAAGCGCTGATGATGCTATAAGCAAAGGCGGTGTGGTTATTATAAGTGATGGTGGCAATATCGATGCGACTATGCAAACAAGGCTAGAAAAACTAAAAATGCTGGTAAATAATGAATAA